One genomic segment of Trichococcus shcherbakoviae includes these proteins:
- a CDS encoding HAD-IA family hydrolase, whose protein sequence is MNFKTVLFDFDGTIADTNRLISESHFVVMEENFPGRFKKEEMAQFNGPSLEEIYGNLDHSRQDELVARYREVMLEKHDEMIGMFPGIKEVLENLKQEGLRLGVVSTKRSDVLKRGIAILGITDYFDTILGSGDFSQPKPDPESLFLAMDRLDAERETSVMVGDNHHDIVAGNNAGVTSIFVGWSEKTTAFIQPYQPTKIVKDPQELEEYILSGVRV, encoded by the coding sequence ATGAATTTTAAAACGGTATTATTTGATTTTGATGGCACTATCGCCGATACGAACCGGCTCATCAGCGAAAGCCACTTCGTCGTCATGGAGGAAAATTTTCCGGGCCGGTTCAAAAAAGAGGAAATGGCCCAATTCAACGGCCCCAGTTTAGAGGAAATATACGGGAATCTTGATCACAGCCGACAGGATGAACTGGTCGCCCGCTACCGGGAAGTGATGCTGGAGAAGCATGATGAAATGATCGGCATGTTCCCTGGTATCAAAGAAGTGCTTGAGAATCTCAAACAGGAAGGCCTGCGCTTGGGCGTCGTATCGACGAAGCGCAGCGATGTGCTGAAACGGGGTATCGCTATCCTCGGCATCACGGATTATTTTGATACAATTCTCGGATCAGGCGATTTTTCGCAACCGAAACCTGATCCGGAGTCACTCTTCCTGGCTATGGATCGTCTGGACGCCGAAAGGGAAACCAGCGTAATGGTCGGGGACAATCACCACGATATAGTCGCAGGCAATAATGCGGGCGTCACAAGCATTTTTGTTGGCTGGTCCGAAAAAACAACTGCTTTCATCCAACCATATCAGCCAACAAAAATAGTCAAAGATCCACAAGAGTTGGAAGAATACATTCTTTCCGGTGTGAGAGTTTAA
- the hprK gene encoding HPr(Ser) kinase/phosphatase, with protein MANTVTVKELVDSSGYIVLSGEEFLGNKITTSEISRPGVELTGFFNFYPSARIQLLGKTELTFIERMTAEERLIVMRRLCSKETPCFVIGRKLQAPAELTKAAQEAGIPILSAQSRTTRVSSNITNFLEGKLAERVSMHGVFVDVFGMGVMITGDSGVGKSETALELIQKGHRLVADDRVDLYQHDENTLIGEAPGILRHLIEIRGIGIIDVMTLFGAGAVKQTNEVNLIVNLELWSKDKKFERLGSTEEIVNILDVGIPKITIPVKTGRNLAIIIEVAAMNFRAKTMGYNAAETFERNLEVLIKENAQKND; from the coding sequence ATGGCGAATACAGTCACTGTAAAGGAATTAGTGGATTCTTCAGGTTATATTGTACTGAGCGGAGAAGAATTTTTGGGAAACAAAATCACCACCAGCGAAATCTCCAGACCCGGCGTCGAGTTGACAGGTTTCTTTAATTTCTACCCGTCGGCCCGCATCCAATTGTTGGGGAAAACGGAATTGACATTCATCGAGAGGATGACCGCCGAAGAGCGACTGATCGTCATGAGGCGCCTTTGCAGTAAAGAGACGCCTTGCTTCGTAATCGGACGCAAGCTGCAGGCGCCTGCAGAATTGACGAAAGCCGCTCAGGAAGCCGGCATACCGATTCTTTCGGCACAATCCAGAACGACAAGAGTATCCAGTAACATCACCAATTTCCTTGAAGGCAAGTTGGCGGAACGGGTTTCGATGCACGGGGTTTTCGTTGACGTATTTGGAATGGGTGTCATGATCACAGGGGACAGCGGTGTCGGGAAGTCGGAAACGGCTTTGGAATTGATCCAAAAAGGACACCGTCTGGTTGCTGACGATCGCGTCGATCTGTACCAGCATGATGAAAATACGCTGATCGGTGAGGCGCCGGGCATCCTTCGCCATCTGATCGAAATCCGCGGAATCGGCATCATCGATGTGATGACGCTGTTCGGGGCAGGCGCAGTCAAACAGACCAATGAAGTCAATCTAATCGTTAACCTGGAGCTTTGGAGCAAAGACAAGAAGTTTGAACGTCTGGGCAGCACGGAGGAAATCGTGAACATTCTGGATGTCGGCATCCCTAAAATCACGATTCCGGTAAAGACAGGGCGAAATCTTGCCATCATCATCGAAGTGGCGGCCATGAATTTCCGTGCGAAAACCATGGGCTACAATGCCGCAGAGACTTTCGAAAGAAATTTGGAAGTATTGATAAAAGAGAACGCCCAAAAAAATGATTAG
- the lgt gene encoding prolipoprotein diacylglyceryl transferase, which yields MNNLIAALNPVALSFGGLEIRWYGVIIAAGILIAMTLATKEADKKGLDPDFIVDMMFWTIPIGIIGARIYYVLFELDYYLQNPGEIIQIWNGGIAIYGALIAGILTIYWYTKRKGISFALILDILAPAVLIAQSIGRWGNFMNQEAHGGEVSRAFLEKLFLPEFIIEQMNINGIYYHPTFLYESLWSLAGFVLILFLRRKEQLLRVGEVMFTYVMWYSFGRFFIEGMRTDSLYLFGPIRVSQALSILLFLGAMGVWAYRRRNNYPPDPFYTNITRKEA from the coding sequence ATGAATAATTTGATAGCCGCATTGAACCCCGTCGCTTTATCGTTCGGTGGGTTGGAAATCCGTTGGTACGGTGTCATCATCGCGGCAGGCATCCTCATTGCCATGACATTGGCGACGAAAGAGGCCGACAAAAAAGGGTTGGATCCGGATTTCATTGTCGATATGATGTTCTGGACGATACCGATCGGGATCATCGGCGCCCGCATTTACTATGTATTGTTTGAGTTGGATTATTATTTGCAGAACCCAGGCGAAATCATTCAGATCTGGAATGGTGGCATCGCTATCTACGGGGCATTGATAGCCGGCATTTTGACGATTTATTGGTATACGAAACGAAAAGGGATTTCTTTTGCATTGATATTGGATATCTTGGCACCCGCAGTGCTGATTGCTCAATCCATCGGCAGATGGGGGAATTTCATGAACCAGGAAGCGCATGGCGGGGAAGTGAGCCGCGCCTTTTTGGAAAAACTATTCTTGCCGGAATTTATCATTGAGCAGATGAACATAAACGGGATTTATTACCATCCGACCTTCTTGTACGAATCACTCTGGTCGTTGGCCGGTTTTGTGCTGATTCTGTTCCTGCGCAGAAAAGAACAGCTGTTGCGTGTCGGTGAAGTGATGTTCACTTATGTCATGTGGTACTCGTTCGGCCGCTTCTTCATCGAAGGTATGCGCACGGACAGTCTGTATCTTTTCGGGCCTATCCGGGTTTCACAGGCGCTGTCCATCCTGCTGTTCCTCGGAGCGATGGGAGTCTGGGCTTACAGACGCAGAAACAATTATCCGCCTGATCCCTTTTACACGAACATCACAAGAAAGGAAGCATAA
- a CDS encoding phospho-sugar mutase, whose translation MSYQETIEQWNDFALLEPTLKEELKSLEGNEEALKDAFFAPLEFGTAGMRGILGVGINRMNIYTVRQATEGLARLMEAKGEEAKKRGVAIAYDSRHQSPEFAMEAAKTLGAHGIPAFVFESLRPTPELSFAVRHLNALTGIMITASHNPADYNGYKVYGDDGGQMPPADADALTDYVRAIENPLTIQVGDEAELKAAGLIKMLREEVDATYLDLVKTVTVDPALVHEMSKEMKLVFTPLHGTGQMLGERALKNAGFEGIYLVPEQAVADPNFSTVKSPNPEEAGAFEYAIKLGTELDADILVATDPDADRLGAAVRKAKGEYVVLTGNQIASLMLDYLLRAKKAAGTLPANGTALKSIVSSELPTAIAKSYGADMVDVLTGFKFIAEKIKQYEEDHSKEFLFGFEESYGYLAKPFVRDKDAIQALVLIAEVAAYYKKKGQTLYDGLVEIFETHGYYKEQTISVTMSGITGAEKIKALMAQFRTEAPADFAGIAVSITEDFGNSTKTFSDGSTESIDMPSSNVLKYFLEDGSWVAIRPSGTEPKIKFYIGAKAESQAAVDEKVAAFETSIRTLTAE comes from the coding sequence ATGTCTTATCAAGAAACCATCGAGCAATGGAATGATTTTGCCTTATTAGAACCTACATTAAAAGAAGAATTAAAATCTTTGGAGGGAAATGAAGAAGCACTGAAAGATGCCTTTTTTGCTCCGCTGGAATTCGGAACTGCCGGAATGCGCGGCATCCTGGGAGTCGGGATCAATCGGATGAACATCTACACAGTCCGCCAAGCGACCGAAGGCTTGGCTCGTTTGATGGAGGCAAAAGGTGAAGAAGCGAAAAAACGCGGCGTCGCGATCGCTTACGATTCCAGACACCAATCTCCGGAGTTTGCGATGGAGGCAGCGAAAACATTGGGTGCACACGGCATTCCGGCTTTCGTTTTTGAAAGCTTACGCCCCACACCTGAATTATCCTTTGCGGTAAGACATTTGAATGCGCTAACAGGGATCATGATCACAGCGAGCCACAACCCGGCTGATTACAACGGTTATAAAGTCTATGGAGACGACGGCGGCCAGATGCCACCTGCCGATGCGGACGCTTTGACTGATTATGTGAGAGCAATTGAAAATCCACTGACCATCCAAGTGGGCGATGAAGCAGAGCTGAAAGCAGCGGGCTTGATCAAAATGCTTAGGGAAGAGGTCGATGCAACTTACCTTGACCTTGTCAAAACAGTGACCGTCGATCCTGCCCTTGTCCATGAAATGAGCAAAGAAATGAAATTGGTCTTCACGCCGCTGCATGGAACCGGGCAGATGCTGGGTGAACGTGCTTTGAAGAATGCCGGATTTGAAGGCATCTATCTCGTGCCGGAACAGGCAGTGGCCGATCCAAATTTCTCAACCGTGAAATCACCGAATCCGGAAGAAGCTGGCGCATTTGAGTATGCCATCAAACTTGGAACGGAATTGGATGCGGATATTTTGGTTGCGACCGATCCGGATGCTGACCGCTTGGGCGCGGCCGTCCGCAAAGCAAAAGGCGAGTACGTTGTTCTGACAGGTAATCAGATTGCTTCATTGATGCTGGATTACTTGCTGCGCGCGAAAAAAGCGGCCGGCACATTGCCAGCCAACGGCACAGCCCTGAAATCGATCGTATCGAGCGAGTTGCCGACAGCAATCGCCAAATCTTATGGAGCGGACATGGTGGATGTACTGACCGGTTTCAAATTCATCGCAGAAAAAATCAAGCAATACGAAGAAGATCACAGTAAAGAATTCTTGTTCGGCTTCGAGGAAAGCTACGGTTATCTTGCAAAACCTTTCGTTCGCGATAAAGACGCCATCCAGGCCCTCGTGTTGATTGCCGAAGTAGCTGCGTACTACAAGAAAAAAGGTCAAACGCTGTACGATGGCTTGGTCGAAATTTTCGAAACACATGGCTATTATAAAGAACAGACGATTTCCGTTACGATGTCCGGCATCACCGGAGCAGAAAAAATCAAAGCGCTGATGGCCCAATTCCGTACGGAAGCACCAGCGGATTTCGCAGGCATCGCCGTATCGATCACGGAAGACTTCGGCAACTCTACAAAGACATTCTCTGACGGCTCCACTGAAAGCATCGATATGCCGAGCTCGAATGTGCTGAAATATTTCCTGGAGGACGGCAGCTGGGTCGCCATCCGCCCAAGCGGAACAGAACCAAAAATCAAATTCTATATCGGTGCCAAAGCGGAAAGCCAAGCCGCAGTCGATGAAAAAGTCGCTGCTTTTGAAACAAGCATCCGTACTTTGACCGCTGAATAA
- the galU gene encoding UTP--glucose-1-phosphate uridylyltransferase GalU, which translates to MKKVRKAVIPAAGFGTRFLPATKAMAKEMLPIVDKPTIQFIVEEAIASGIEDILIVTGKSKRPIEDHFDSNIELEANLREKGKNELLELVQETTGLRIHFVRQSYPLGLGHAVLQAKAFVGDEPFVVMLGDDLMEDEVPLTKQLMDAYERTHASNIAVMEVPHEETSKYGIIDPDQELEPGLFNVRRFVEKPNPEDAPSNLAIIGRYLLTPEIFEILENQNPGAGGEIQLTDAIDTLNQTQRVFAKRFDGKRFDVGDKFGFLTTSISYGLTHPEIKDKLKNYLVELGEKLAAEDEGK; encoded by the coding sequence ATGAAGAAAGTCAGAAAAGCAGTGATACCTGCTGCGGGATTCGGAACGCGTTTTTTACCGGCAACGAAAGCGATGGCAAAAGAAATGTTGCCGATCGTCGATAAGCCGACCATTCAATTCATCGTTGAAGAAGCAATCGCATCAGGGATCGAAGATATCCTGATCGTAACCGGAAAAAGCAAACGTCCGATTGAAGACCATTTTGATTCGAACATTGAGTTGGAAGCGAATCTGCGCGAAAAAGGCAAAAATGAACTGCTTGAATTGGTGCAGGAAACGACCGGTTTGCGCATCCATTTCGTCCGCCAGTCTTATCCATTGGGATTGGGCCATGCGGTTCTTCAGGCAAAAGCCTTTGTCGGGGATGAGCCTTTCGTTGTCATGCTCGGGGATGACCTGATGGAGGATGAAGTGCCGTTGACCAAACAGTTGATGGATGCTTACGAACGCACACATGCTTCGAACATCGCCGTGATGGAAGTGCCGCATGAAGAAACATCCAAATACGGCATCATCGATCCGGATCAGGAACTGGAACCAGGCTTGTTCAACGTCCGCAGATTCGTCGAAAAACCGAATCCGGAAGACGCGCCGAGCAATTTGGCTATCATCGGCCGCTACTTGCTGACTCCCGAAATTTTCGAAATTCTGGAAAATCAAAATCCGGGTGCCGGCGGAGAGATCCAGTTGACCGACGCCATCGATACTTTGAACCAAACGCAGCGTGTCTTCGCAAAACGCTTCGACGGCAAACGATTTGACGTCGGAGACAAATTCGGCTTTCTGACGACAAGCATTTCCTACGGCCTCACCCATCCGGAAATAAAGGATAAATTGAAAAATTATCTGGTGGAGCTGGGCGAAAAGTTGGCTGCTGAGGACGAAGGCAAATAG
- a CDS encoding NAD(P)H-dependent oxidoreductase, with the protein MARVLVVRAHPFDSSVSRSMKVLDAFLEEYKALNPYDRIKDMNLYEVAIPEIDRDLLTAWKELSKGVLFDQLTSRQQEKVTLFNHYTDDFVSMDKIIIANPLWNMHVPSRLKTWIDTITVAGQTFRYTESGAVGMVPDKKLLHIQANGGIFDGSDPASQYIKSIFHFLGVEEISQLFVEGMDTYPDRADEIVADAIEKAKQLAKTF; encoded by the coding sequence ATGGCCAGAGTTTTAGTTGTGCGCGCGCATCCGTTCGACAGCAGTGTATCCCGCTCCATGAAAGTTTTGGATGCTTTTCTGGAGGAATACAAAGCTTTGAATCCTTATGATCGCATCAAAGACATGAATCTTTATGAAGTCGCCATCCCTGAGATCGATCGGGATCTTTTGACAGCCTGGAAGGAATTATCGAAAGGCGTGCTTTTTGATCAGTTGACTTCCCGTCAGCAAGAAAAAGTGACGCTGTTCAATCACTATACCGATGATTTTGTTTCCATGGATAAGATCATCATCGCCAATCCATTATGGAACATGCATGTTCCCAGTCGCCTGAAGACATGGATCGACACTATCACAGTTGCTGGTCAGACATTCCGTTACACGGAATCCGGAGCAGTCGGAATGGTCCCGGACAAGAAATTGTTGCATATCCAAGCGAATGGCGGCATTTTCGACGGAAGCGATCCTGCCAGCCAGTACATCAAGAGCATTTTCCATTTTCTGGGGGTCGAGGAGATTTCACAACTATTCGTTGAAGGTATGGACACATATCCGGATCGTGCCGATGAAATTGTTGCGGATGCGATCGAAAAAGCCAAACAACTGGCCAAAACATTCTGA
- a CDS encoding PspC domain-containing protein, whose amino-acid sequence MKKLTKSATDRQVSGVLGGISEYFGIDSTIVRVIFLISVFAGVGSPVLLYILMAILMPEPGRSDSGQSFGGTYGSSSSRRSSDASRPVKEAKPVDKQEEDDWSDF is encoded by the coding sequence ATGAAAAAATTAACCAAATCTGCTACAGACAGACAAGTCAGCGGTGTTCTGGGAGGTATTTCCGAATACTTCGGCATCGATTCGACGATTGTGCGTGTGATATTTCTGATTTCCGTATTTGCGGGGGTCGGATCACCCGTATTGCTGTACATCCTGATGGCTATACTGATGCCTGAACCGGGCCGAAGCGACAGCGGCCAATCATTCGGCGGAACTTACGGGTCTTCATCTTCCCGCCGCAGTTCCGACGCTTCAAGACCAGTAAAAGAAGCAAAACCAGTGGACAAACAAGAAGAGGACGACTGGAGTGATTTCTGA
- a CDS encoding phage holin family protein — MGFWKKAAVNSLVFIALAYFMAPSFYVHSLWTAFWASIILGIVNFLIKPVLSILSFPITILTFGLFSFVINGFMLYLTSWLVGPGFHFTSYSTAFLVALIMSVVHMFLSRDESH; from the coding sequence ATGGGATTTTGGAAAAAAGCGGCGGTCAACTCGCTAGTGTTCATCGCTTTGGCTTATTTCATGGCACCTTCATTCTATGTGCATAGCCTTTGGACGGCATTTTGGGCCAGCATCATCTTGGGCATCGTCAACTTTTTGATCAAACCAGTGCTTTCGATTCTCTCGTTCCCGATCACGATCCTGACGTTCGGTTTGTTCAGCTTTGTCATCAATGGCTTCATGCTGTATCTGACTTCTTGGCTGGTGGGTCCCGGATTCCACTTTACAAGCTATAGCACGGCATTCCTGGTGGCTTTGATCATGTCAGTCGTGCATATGTTCCTGAGCAGGGACGAATCGCATTAA
- the trxB gene encoding thioredoxin-disulfide reductase, whose translation MEQTEKIYDVIVIGAGPGGMTAALYASRSNLKTLLLERGIPGGEMNNTAEVENYPGFKSILGPELAERMYESTMQFGAEHVYGDVKRIVVDGDYRIVEAGKKTYKTRAVIIATGSYHRKLGVPGEEQYNGRGVSYCAVCDGAFFKGKKLAVVGGGDSAVEEGTYLTQFADVNIVHRRDELRAQKVIQDRAFKNEKVSFTWNAIVEEIKGDGQKVTGVVIRNKNTNEITEEAVDGVFIYVGILPQSDAFLDLGITDEEGWIITNEHMETAIPGIFAIGDVRQKLLRQITTAVGDGGEAGNRTFAYIEDLHDRLAAAEAAAETVD comes from the coding sequence ATGGAACAAACTGAAAAAATTTATGACGTCATTGTCATCGGAGCCGGACCAGGCGGAATGACCGCGGCGCTTTACGCATCCCGTTCCAATTTGAAGACGTTATTGCTGGAGCGTGGTATTCCCGGTGGGGAGATGAACAATACAGCTGAAGTTGAGAATTACCCTGGCTTCAAATCGATTTTAGGCCCTGAGTTGGCTGAACGGATGTACGAAAGCACAATGCAATTCGGGGCGGAGCATGTTTATGGCGATGTAAAACGAATTGTTGTCGACGGCGATTACCGTATCGTTGAAGCAGGCAAAAAAACCTATAAGACACGTGCCGTCATCATTGCGACCGGGTCCTACCACCGAAAATTGGGTGTTCCCGGTGAGGAGCAGTACAACGGCCGCGGCGTTTCCTATTGTGCCGTCTGTGATGGAGCTTTCTTTAAAGGCAAAAAACTAGCTGTGGTCGGCGGCGGAGATTCTGCCGTGGAGGAAGGGACTTATTTGACGCAATTCGCGGATGTCAACATCGTGCACAGACGGGATGAGTTGCGGGCTCAAAAAGTCATCCAGGATCGTGCCTTCAAAAATGAGAAAGTTTCCTTCACTTGGAATGCCATTGTGGAAGAAATCAAGGGCGACGGACAAAAGGTCACTGGCGTGGTGATCCGCAACAAAAATACCAATGAAATCACGGAAGAAGCTGTTGACGGTGTCTTCATCTATGTTGGTATCCTGCCGCAATCGGATGCTTTCCTTGATTTAGGGATCACGGATGAAGAGGGCTGGATCATCACGAATGAGCACATGGAAACGGCGATACCGGGCATCTTTGCCATCGGGGATGTGCGTCAAAAACTTCTGCGTCAAATTACGACTGCTGTCGGTGATGGCGGAGAAGCCGGAAACCGCACATTTGCTTACATAGAAGACTTGCATGACCGCTTGGCAGCCGCCGAAGCGGCTGCTGAGACGGTGGACTGA
- a CDS encoding NAD(P)H-dependent glycerol-3-phosphate dehydrogenase has product MKQKVAVLGAGSWGTALSMVLDENGHDVRLWGNDPKQIKEINEQHTNEHYLPGAKLSEAIVGYTDLKATIKEADALLFVLPTKAIRVVAKEVAALLDGSTKPHLIHASKGLEQDTHKRISVIIQEEIPAEKYDSLVVLSGPSHAEEVAKKDITTITAASQDEEDAGYVQKLFMNPYFRVYRNTDVIGVELGAALKNIIAVGAGALHGLGYGDNAKAALMTRGLAEISRLGIAFGADPMTFFGLSGVGDLIVTGTSRHSRNWRAGDLIGKGHDLDEVLNNMGMVVEGVATTKAAYELAKEKGIEMPITEAIYKVLYEKVDVKKAIEELMLREGKAEQSSQNVEKGSQKI; this is encoded by the coding sequence ATGAAACAAAAAGTCGCCGTATTGGGGGCAGGATCTTGGGGTACAGCCTTATCCATGGTGTTGGATGAGAATGGGCATGATGTCCGCCTTTGGGGGAATGACCCGAAACAAATCAAAGAAATCAATGAGCAGCATACGAATGAACACTACCTTCCAGGTGCAAAACTGAGTGAAGCGATTGTGGGGTACACGGATCTGAAAGCCACCATCAAAGAAGCAGACGCGCTCTTGTTCGTTCTGCCGACAAAAGCGATCCGCGTGGTTGCGAAAGAAGTCGCAGCGTTATTGGACGGATCAACAAAGCCGCATCTGATCCACGCAAGCAAAGGGTTGGAGCAGGACACCCATAAACGGATTTCCGTCATCATCCAGGAAGAGATTCCAGCTGAAAAATACGATAGCTTAGTCGTCCTTTCCGGACCGAGCCATGCGGAAGAAGTCGCCAAAAAGGACATCACCACAATCACTGCCGCATCCCAGGACGAAGAGGATGCAGGTTATGTGCAAAAACTGTTCATGAATCCCTACTTCAGGGTATACCGGAACACGGATGTCATCGGGGTTGAGTTGGGTGCTGCCCTGAAGAACATCATCGCAGTCGGAGCGGGAGCGCTCCACGGATTGGGTTATGGCGATAACGCGAAAGCGGCTTTGATGACGCGCGGATTGGCGGAAATCAGCCGATTGGGAATTGCTTTCGGTGCAGATCCAATGACTTTCTTCGGTTTGAGCGGGGTAGGCGATCTGATCGTTACCGGAACAAGCCGCCATTCGCGCAACTGGCGAGCAGGGGATCTGATCGGAAAAGGCCATGATCTGGATGAAGTGCTGAACAATATGGGGATGGTCGTTGAAGGCGTGGCGACAACAAAAGCCGCTTATGAATTGGCAAAGGAAAAAGGCATTGAAATGCCGATAACGGAAGCCATCTATAAAGTTTTGTACGAGAAAGTCGATGTCAAAAAAGCAATCGAGGAATTGATGCTGCGCGAAGGCAAAGCAGAGCAATCTTCTCAAAATGTGGAAAAGGGGAGCCAGAAAATATGA
- the liaX gene encoding daptomycin-sensing surface protein LiaX, with product MNERDRILALVREGIITTEEALVLLENLAKREGKDAVKLNQQQDFTDSKDTASEYTEQTDQVSDQEREDRKNLEKILDELASEISYFSSQIDAKGEALQSLKKQINDKAEKRQELATADELGDLTGEQEITLMRLDEELEGLRGQAAALEAEKFEMEQKMRSLKKEHVENSVKSFGEKLGNKEEWKDTAANFTDRLTKAGAQLSKFLTDTVQTVVENVDWKDTDFNIKIPGLITSKFQHEFTFDQNTATILDFQLANGNVTLQSWDSETISVAADVKIYGKTEEATAKEAFDARSTLVMDEDKFTFRVPNKRVKCDIVVSLPKREYDYIAIKMLNGNASLKNIEGKDFYIKSTNGNMVISGLKAIMLETDGVNGNLDVSESTIVDVLAKTINGSLTIKSDVVSATVSVVNGDVKLSYPGTNAKQIQASSVNGSVKLSLPAAKSAEVKASSSLGKIMNRMENIEIIRQKNEHTNKYLEFRRMDEESPVMVELKTTTGNIFLKNN from the coding sequence ATGAATGAAAGAGACCGTATTTTAGCGTTGGTAAGAGAAGGCATCATCACTACAGAAGAAGCCTTGGTGCTTTTGGAAAACTTGGCGAAGCGCGAAGGTAAAGATGCAGTGAAGTTGAATCAGCAACAAGATTTTACTGATTCAAAGGATACTGCATCAGAATACACAGAGCAAACGGATCAAGTCTCCGATCAGGAGCGGGAAGACCGTAAAAATTTGGAAAAGATTTTGGATGAATTGGCAAGCGAGATTTCTTATTTCTCCTCTCAGATCGATGCAAAAGGCGAAGCACTCCAATCGCTGAAAAAACAGATCAACGACAAAGCCGAAAAAAGACAAGAATTAGCCACAGCCGATGAACTGGGCGATTTGACGGGCGAACAAGAAATCACCCTGATGCGCTTGGATGAAGAACTGGAAGGCCTGCGCGGACAAGCTGCCGCACTGGAAGCTGAAAAATTCGAGATGGAACAAAAAATGCGCAGCCTCAAGAAGGAGCATGTGGAAAACAGCGTGAAATCCTTTGGCGAGAAACTGGGCAATAAAGAGGAATGGAAAGATACAGCCGCCAATTTCACAGATCGCCTCACCAAAGCGGGGGCACAATTGAGCAAATTTTTGACCGACACAGTGCAAACGGTCGTAGAGAATGTCGATTGGAAAGACACTGATTTCAACATCAAAATCCCTGGATTGATCACCAGCAAATTCCAGCATGAATTCACATTCGATCAAAATACGGCGACGATCCTTGATTTTCAACTGGCAAACGGCAATGTGACGTTGCAGAGTTGGGATAGCGAAACCATTTCGGTTGCCGCGGATGTGAAAATCTATGGTAAAACAGAAGAAGCGACAGCGAAGGAAGCTTTCGATGCCCGGAGCACGCTTGTGATGGATGAGGATAAATTCACTTTCCGCGTTCCGAACAAACGGGTGAAATGCGATATCGTCGTGTCCTTGCCGAAACGCGAATACGATTATATCGCAATCAAGATGTTGAACGGGAATGCAAGTTTGAAGAACATTGAAGGAAAAGATTTTTACATCAAATCCACCAATGGCAATATGGTCATCTCAGGTCTCAAGGCCATCATGCTGGAGACGGATGGCGTCAACGGGAATCTGGATGTTTCAGAAAGCACGATCGTTGATGTACTGGCGAAGACCATCAACGGCAGTCTGACGATCAAAAGCGATGTCGTCAGCGCGACGGTTTCCGTTGTCAACGGCGATGTGAAACTTTCCTATCCGGGAACAAACGCCAAACAGATCCAGGCCAGCTCAGTCAACGGGTCCGTCAAGCTGTCTTTGCCGGCTGCCAAAAGCGCAGAGGTGAAAGCCAGCAGTTCTTTGGGGAAAATCATGAACCGGATGGAAAACATCGAAATCATCCGCCAAAAAAATGAACACACAAACAAGTACCTGGAATTCAGACGAATGGACGAGGAATCGCCGGTTATGGTAGAATTAAAGACAACAACAGGAAACATATTCTTAAAAAATAACTAA